Proteins co-encoded in one Spirosoma endbachense genomic window:
- a CDS encoding response regulator, whose amino-acid sequence MMRTNTRISTARLLLVDDHQIVLDSLQLLFREMPGVEVVGTLSDSRKVITFVDTNDVDILICDLHMPRQSGLELTMALRLRHPDLKILILTMAEDATAIREAVRAGVSGYVLKRTGRNELQWAIDQLMNEGHYFSPELVGQLASFNTNGSNPIDELAILTDREIEVLTLIADERSTQQIADRLFISVPTVETHRRHLMQKLGAKSVVGMVKFAMKHGLAH is encoded by the coding sequence ATGATGAGAACAAATACAAGAATTTCTACCGCTCGTCTGTTGCTTGTTGACGATCACCAGATCGTGCTGGATAGCCTACAATTGCTATTTCGGGAAATGCCTGGTGTGGAGGTTGTTGGAACACTTAGCGATAGTCGGAAAGTAATAACATTTGTCGATACGAACGACGTTGATATTCTGATTTGCGATCTGCATATGCCCCGGCAATCGGGCCTGGAATTGACAATGGCGCTTCGGTTGCGTCATCCTGATCTGAAAATACTGATACTGACAATGGCTGAAGATGCGACCGCTATTCGGGAGGCCGTTCGGGCGGGTGTGTCGGGTTATGTTCTAAAGCGAACAGGGCGCAATGAACTTCAGTGGGCAATTGACCAATTGATGAATGAAGGTCATTATTTTAGCCCTGAACTTGTCGGGCAACTTGCCTCCTTTAATACCAATGGCAGCAACCCGATTGACGAACTGGCTATACTGACCGATCGTGAAATAGAAGTATTAACGCTTATTGCCGATGAGCGTTCGACCCAGCAAATCGCCGATCGTCTTTTTATTAGTGTTCCTACCGTTGAAACGCATCGGAGACATCTGATGCAGAAACTGGGGGCTAAAAGTGTAGTGGGTATGGTCAAATTTGCGATGAAGCATGGATTGGCCCATTAA
- a CDS encoding tetratricopeptide repeat protein, which translates to MNNDRIQQLIRFVQEEPGEPFNVYALAMEYMNGQPKQAKDYFDQLLTEHPDYLPTYYHAAALYTDLDERDKAAELYEKGIELAREQNNQKALQELQRAQQAFEDDEDEW; encoded by the coding sequence ATGAATAACGACCGTATCCAACAATTAATTCGATTTGTACAGGAAGAACCCGGTGAGCCATTCAATGTTTATGCATTGGCGATGGAATACATGAACGGTCAGCCCAAACAGGCAAAGGACTATTTTGATCAGCTCCTCACCGAACACCCGGACTATTTACCGACCTATTATCACGCAGCGGCCTTGTATACCGATCTCGATGAACGTGACAAGGCGGCCGAACTATATGAGAAAGGAATTGAACTGGCCCGTGAGCAGAACAATCAGAAGGCACTTCAGGAATTGCAGCGGGCGCAGCAGGCGTTTGAGGATGATGAAGATGAATGGTAA
- a CDS encoding histidine kinase dimerization/phosphoacceptor domain -containing protein, translated as MQFVNLRNSFIRLLVRLICIAGGMLLTFLAPAQTPVVGKVLYEKLAKTQQEYQEAMATGDSLEVAEVCYLLGKRYNALGDYVNAQAWYIRSLRIREPLGPSENIGKTYLRMAENQIRQKQYNQAKRLVSQATANFRHIHSQHGMMGATIVMAGVHELGWRMNRDKPGSAPFSSLDSSLYYFKQAEQLAISLKKPFDIANVYACMGNALMQKDGNLALPYLKKAYAINRQERSPYGIINSSQGLANCYLALGQPLIAKKWLDEAKFICDTARHGDYWQNDQLEESYTRVYERMGNWKQAFLHQRKYYSFQVDALTADREGAIARAGMLYESEKKEAKLKAQQNELELRQQNLNTQKRLSLMTTVLFVLAGLACLVFYWLFRKYRRISEHNAKLVKEQNHRVKNNLQSITNLLGLQFNRLTDPAARKAVEESLLRVEAMALVHRRLYDGDRLIEVDLMQFIPELVNGVLRSYSFGHIQPIYSLSPIWLNADVAINVGLLLNELATNSCKYALPLHSNPVLTVGCQEENGRILFWYEDNGPGFTPSTKGNSFGMKLIDMITQKLKGKGHFSAENGCRFTLSFDAKAMEFVH; from the coding sequence ATGCAATTCGTTAACCTCCGTAATTCATTTATCCGATTACTTGTCCGGCTGATATGTATTGCTGGAGGTATGCTACTGACATTTCTGGCTCCCGCTCAAACACCAGTGGTTGGCAAAGTTCTGTACGAGAAATTGGCAAAAACACAGCAGGAATACCAGGAAGCGATGGCTACCGGAGATTCGCTGGAAGTGGCTGAAGTATGTTATCTACTGGGGAAACGGTATAATGCTTTGGGCGATTATGTAAACGCACAGGCGTGGTATATCCGGTCATTACGAATACGGGAGCCATTGGGCCCTTCGGAAAATATTGGGAAGACCTACCTGCGAATGGCAGAGAACCAGATTCGGCAAAAACAGTATAATCAAGCCAAACGTCTTGTGAGTCAGGCTACTGCTAATTTCCGGCATATTCATTCCCAACATGGCATGATGGGCGCTACTATTGTTATGGCTGGTGTACATGAATTGGGTTGGCGAATGAATCGTGATAAACCGGGTTCAGCGCCTTTTTCTTCGCTGGATAGTTCCCTGTATTATTTTAAACAGGCAGAGCAATTAGCCATTTCGCTGAAAAAACCATTCGACATCGCCAATGTGTATGCATGCATGGGCAATGCGTTGATGCAGAAAGATGGGAATCTGGCACTTCCTTATCTAAAGAAAGCCTATGCAATTAATAGACAGGAAAGGTCTCCATATGGTATCATTAATAGCTCGCAGGGGTTAGCAAACTGTTATCTGGCTCTCGGACAGCCATTGATTGCCAAAAAATGGCTGGATGAGGCAAAATTTATCTGTGATACAGCCAGGCATGGCGATTACTGGCAAAATGACCAGCTGGAAGAATCCTATACCAGAGTTTACGAACGCATGGGTAACTGGAAACAGGCCTTTCTGCACCAGCGAAAATACTATTCCTTTCAGGTCGATGCGTTAACCGCCGATCGGGAAGGAGCTATTGCCAGGGCAGGAATGCTGTATGAAAGCGAAAAAAAAGAAGCGAAACTAAAAGCGCAGCAGAATGAGCTGGAACTTCGTCAGCAGAACCTGAATACGCAGAAAAGGCTTTCGCTCATGACAACGGTGTTGTTTGTGCTTGCTGGTCTTGCCTGCCTGGTTTTTTACTGGTTATTCAGAAAATATCGGCGGATCAGTGAGCATAATGCCAAACTGGTTAAAGAACAGAACCACCGGGTCAAAAACAACCTCCAATCCATTACGAATTTGTTGGGCTTACAGTTTAACCGATTAACGGACCCTGCCGCCCGTAAAGCCGTGGAAGAGAGTTTGTTACGAGTGGAAGCGATGGCCCTTGTACACCGGCGTTTATATGATGGCGACCGGTTAATTGAGGTAGATCTCATGCAGTTTATTCCGGAACTGGTCAATGGCGTTTTGCGTAGCTATAGCTTTGGTCATATACAGCCAATATACAGCCTTAGCCCAATCTGGCTCAATGCCGATGTTGCCATTAATGTGGGTTTGCTTCTGAATGAGCTGGCCACTAACTCGTGTAAATATGCGCTGCCGCTTCATTCCAATCCTGTTTTGACCGTAGGTTGCCAGGAAGAAAATGGGCGGATACTGTTTTGGTACGAGGATAATGGCCCCGGTTTTACTCCTTCCACAAAAGGAAATTCGTTTGGAATGAAACTAATTGACATGATAACCCAAAAGCTGAAAGGGAAGGGCCATTTTAGCGCAGAAAATGGATGCCGGTTTACGCTATCATTTGATGCAAAAGCTATGGAGTTCGTGCACTAG
- a CDS encoding transglutaminase domain-containing protein, producing the protein MRNYKIRPLLAFFLLFFSTALTFPTILGPGIPRPSKYVAIDYTTIDNFARNTPESAAKNLNTLSNYLTSPARTDLAKARSVYAWITSHVRYDESAFSGQRYSSEIDYANRVLRSRRAVCTGFSLLFKHLLGKTGIPVVTIKGYSRTNDSEAGQPIQRVDHEWNAVSLDGDWYLLDIAWAQTTAKPDPNGDLRPNDFFFLTEPLAFAANHFPTDPRWQLLNPTVSKTEFDQFPKVYDAYFRLGFDPEFPKTGLLRTGDALTLSLQNDKDIEFMCSIGRLGGSTATHLPVTIRRTGNTYQLTVPISERGNSTLYIFAKSKGPRTERVKSYEGIASFTVVKS; encoded by the coding sequence ATGCGAAACTACAAAATCCGGCCCTTACTGGCCTTTTTTCTTCTATTTTTTAGCACAGCCCTGACTTTCCCGACCATTCTGGGGCCAGGCATCCCACGTCCATCGAAGTATGTCGCGATCGATTATACGACGATTGACAACTTCGCCCGAAACACGCCTGAATCAGCCGCTAAAAACCTGAATACACTCAGTAACTATTTAACGTCACCAGCCCGGACAGATCTGGCAAAAGCCAGATCTGTATACGCCTGGATCACATCGCACGTTCGTTATGACGAGTCAGCGTTTAGCGGTCAGCGATATTCGTCGGAGATAGATTATGCCAATCGGGTGTTACGCAGCCGAAGAGCGGTTTGTACTGGTTTTTCCCTTCTGTTCAAGCATTTATTAGGGAAAACAGGCATTCCGGTCGTTACGATTAAAGGCTATTCCCGTACCAATGATAGTGAAGCCGGTCAACCGATTCAGCGCGTAGATCATGAGTGGAATGCGGTTAGCCTTGATGGCGACTGGTATTTACTTGATATTGCCTGGGCACAGACAACTGCCAAACCTGATCCTAATGGTGATTTACGCCCGAACGATTTCTTTTTCCTGACCGAACCGCTTGCGTTTGCGGCCAATCATTTTCCAACCGATCCACGCTGGCAGTTATTAAATCCGACGGTCAGCAAAACGGAATTTGATCAGTTTCCGAAGGTTTACGATGCTTATTTCCGGTTGGGATTTGATCCTGAATTCCCTAAAACTGGTTTACTTCGGACTGGAGACGCCTTGACCTTATCGCTCCAAAACGATAAGGATATCGAGTTTATGTGTTCAATTGGCCGACTGGGAGGTTCAACGGCGACTCATCTGCCTGTTACCATCCGACGAACGGGCAATACCTATCAATTAACGGTGCCGATTTCGGAACGGGGTAACTCTACGCTCTACATTTTTGCCAAATCGAAAGGCCCTCGTACAGAACGCGTAAAATCGTACGAAGGGATAGCCTCCTTTACCGTCGTCAAAAGCTGA
- a CDS encoding DUF6597 domain-containing transcriptional factor, which produces MLYRKFYPASHLSALIECYFVWEKRNSLTQPLCIESPPTGFASMVFNYGDTYRVETGKQTSMLAPSIFLTGQATQSYKLELSGRVGMVGIVFKPAGVSSLLGLPMYEFTNERINLVDILGRSVQSLHEQIAEASGPVERVRLLEQFLNQQLLKKGSTFDRTDYVANLIVERKGIANISEMMDDLYVCRRQFERQFLQKVGVSPKYYARIRRVGYLCAQLASQRWKVSDWHDLIYQCGYYDQSHFIREFTQFTGKRPSLYIKDNLELTHYLS; this is translated from the coding sequence ATGCTTTATCGTAAGTTCTACCCAGCCAGCCATTTATCAGCATTAATTGAGTGCTATTTCGTTTGGGAGAAACGAAATAGTCTGACGCAGCCCTTATGCATCGAATCTCCTCCAACGGGATTTGCCTCGATGGTATTTAACTATGGGGACACCTACCGGGTTGAGACGGGTAAACAGACTTCCATGCTGGCTCCTTCCATTTTTCTGACTGGGCAGGCTACCCAAAGCTATAAGTTAGAATTGAGTGGCCGGGTTGGTATGGTCGGTATTGTATTCAAACCCGCCGGTGTGTCGTCGTTGTTAGGCTTGCCGATGTATGAATTTACCAACGAACGAATCAATCTGGTTGATATTCTGGGGCGTAGCGTGCAGTCATTGCATGAGCAGATTGCCGAAGCCAGCGGCCCGGTTGAGCGAGTTCGTCTCCTCGAACAGTTTTTAAATCAACAGCTTCTTAAAAAAGGCAGTACGTTCGATCGAACCGATTATGTCGCTAACCTGATTGTAGAGCGAAAGGGCATCGCCAATATCAGTGAAATGATGGACGATCTGTATGTGTGTCGTCGACAATTTGAACGGCAATTTCTGCAAAAAGTAGGCGTCAGCCCGAAATATTATGCCCGTATCCGGCGGGTTGGATACCTCTGTGCTCAATTGGCCAGCCAACGCTGGAAGGTATCCGACTGGCACGACCTGATCTACCAATGTGGTTATTACGACCAATCACACTTTATTCGGGAATTTACTCAGTTTACGGGTAAACGACCATCTCTTTATATAAAAGACAATCTTGAACTAACGCACTATTTATCGTGA
- a CDS encoding bifunctional nuclease family protein, producing the protein MDKIKLEILGLSPSQSQSGSFALVLGEEYGNRRLPIIIGMFEAQAIAIEIEKIVPNRPMTHDLFKQFAEQFKFTVREIVISDLREGIFFAKIVCFDGVRESVIDARPSDAIAIGIRFDVPIYTNESILSEAGITASSNDEEEEQEELVRSSNRPSARSFGDQLKNASSEELQKMLEEALGNEEYERAAKIRDEMSKRN; encoded by the coding sequence GTGGATAAGATTAAGCTGGAAATATTAGGACTTTCACCTAGCCAGTCGCAATCGGGCTCGTTTGCGCTGGTCTTAGGTGAAGAATACGGGAACCGCCGGTTGCCGATTATTATTGGCATGTTTGAAGCACAAGCCATTGCCATCGAAATCGAGAAGATTGTGCCAAACCGGCCGATGACGCATGATTTGTTCAAGCAATTTGCCGAACAATTTAAGTTTACGGTACGAGAGATCGTGATTTCTGATTTACGCGAGGGTATTTTCTTCGCCAAAATCGTTTGCTTCGACGGCGTACGTGAATCCGTGATCGATGCTCGTCCATCCGATGCCATTGCCATTGGTATTCGATTCGACGTACCGATTTATACGAATGAGTCGATCTTATCCGAAGCTGGCATCACAGCCAGTTCCAACGATGAGGAAGAAGAACAGGAAGAACTGGTTCGTTCCTCAAATCGTCCATCAGCCCGGTCGTTTGGCGATCAGTTGAAAAATGCCTCTTCTGAAGAGCTTCAGAAAATGCTTGAGGAGGCTCTTGGAAACGAGGAATACGAGCGGGCGGCCAAGATTCGCGATGAAATGAGTAAACGAAACTAG
- a CDS encoding PPC domain-containing DNA-binding protein, whose translation MTTSDAQSQPDHSTPQAVDATMFTYSIRLRPGQDVKKELDALVQKRRIGAGAMLTCVGSLTDVTLRLANQEGPTAWKGHFEIVSLVGTLSMNGSHLHLSVSDSTGHTIGGHLLDGCKIYTTAELVIGVMPDLDYVREPDPTFGYRELVVKKRKKK comes from the coding sequence ATGACAACTTCTGATGCGCAATCACAGCCTGATCACTCAACACCGCAAGCCGTTGATGCAACGATGTTTACGTACTCGATTCGATTGCGGCCGGGACAGGATGTAAAGAAAGAACTCGATGCTTTGGTACAAAAGCGACGGATAGGAGCAGGGGCAATGTTGACCTGTGTAGGCAGCCTGACGGATGTAACACTACGCCTGGCTAATCAGGAAGGGCCTACTGCGTGGAAAGGTCATTTTGAGATTGTTTCGCTGGTCGGTACGCTCTCCATGAATGGTAGTCATTTGCATTTATCCGTATCAGATTCAACCGGACATACGATCGGCGGGCATCTGCTGGACGGCTGCAAAATCTACACAACGGCCGAATTAGTAATCGGGGTCATGCCCGATCTGGATTACGTTCGCGAACCCGATCCAACCTTTGGTTATCGAGAGTTGGTGGTCAAAAAGAGGAAGAAGAAATAG
- a CDS encoding electron transfer flavoprotein subunit beta/FixA family protein, whose product MKILVCVTSVPDTTTKIAFTDNNTKLNKAGVTFITGPYDDYALARAVELKEKTGASITVINVGEADSEPVIRKCLAIGADDAIRVNAEPTDAYFVAEQIAAIAKENSYDLILMGRESIDYNGGQVHGIVGEMLGFPSISPVMQLDIDGDTAKITREIEGGKEQLEAKLPLVLGCQEPIAEWKIPNMRGIMTARTKPLKIVEPTGTDKLTTVANYELPAPRGAVKMIKADEAETLIQLLRTEAKVI is encoded by the coding sequence ATGAAAATTTTAGTGTGCGTGACGAGTGTGCCCGACACCACCACCAAAATTGCCTTTACGGACAATAACACCAAATTAAATAAGGCAGGGGTGACATTCATTACCGGTCCCTACGATGACTATGCACTTGCCAGAGCCGTCGAGCTTAAAGAAAAGACAGGAGCATCTATAACCGTCATCAATGTGGGCGAAGCTGATTCGGAGCCCGTTATCCGCAAATGTCTGGCGATTGGCGCCGATGACGCTATCCGGGTAAATGCCGAACCGACCGATGCTTATTTCGTAGCCGAGCAAATTGCCGCTATCGCCAAAGAAAACAGCTACGATCTGATTCTGATGGGTCGCGAATCCATCGATTATAATGGGGGTCAGGTGCATGGAATCGTTGGCGAAATGCTTGGTTTTCCATCCATATCGCCCGTTATGCAACTGGACATTGATGGCGATACAGCAAAAATTACGCGGGAAATTGAAGGCGGAAAAGAGCAACTGGAGGCTAAATTGCCCTTAGTACTCGGTTGCCAGGAGCCAATTGCCGAATGGAAAATTCCGAATATGCGTGGTATCATGACCGCCCGGACAAAGCCACTCAAAATTGTTGAGCCAACCGGCACCGACAAACTTACGACCGTTGCCAACTACGAACTCCCGGCTCCACGGGGTGCAGTAAAAATGATCAAGGCTGATGAGGCCGAAACCCTCATTCAACTCCTCCGCACCGAAGCAAAAGTTATTTAA
- a CDS encoding SlyX family protein: MKIFTISLIVATIGLTVRTFAQSQIVTPDNQVVSFQSVNGTNNLFIGQSTSAVVGGTYNTFMGSFAGQGNTTGSYNTYFGYKAGSPNTIGSHNTFIGYEAGKLNTDGDDNVFIGYNAGMNNRRGRNNLIIGPNAGFDAVDGESNTFLGANAVGVGVGLSNATAIGANARVLSSNALVLGNNVNVGIGTSTPNSRLELTAGVDGSSGLRLTNMTANSPASTATAGKFLTVNEKGDVMLGSRLSALAMQIQPVSENHWADYVFAPSYKLQPLAEVEQYIQQNKHLPGIPSAGEMVKQGVDLTTLLATLVQKNEELTLHLIEQQKRIERLEQQNRQLSKKKK; this comes from the coding sequence ATGAAAATATTTACTATTAGTTTGATAGTCGCCACTATTGGTTTGACTGTGAGGACGTTTGCCCAAAGCCAGATTGTTACTCCTGATAATCAGGTTGTCAGTTTTCAATCGGTCAATGGTACAAATAACCTCTTCATCGGGCAGAGCACCAGCGCCGTCGTTGGCGGAACGTATAATACCTTTATGGGAAGTTTTGCCGGTCAGGGCAACACCACTGGTTCCTATAACACGTATTTTGGTTATAAAGCCGGTTCCCCGAATACTATCGGTAGTCATAATACCTTTATCGGCTATGAAGCAGGTAAGTTAAATACTGATGGTGATGACAATGTGTTCATTGGCTATAACGCTGGTATGAACAATCGGCGTGGTCGTAATAACCTGATTATTGGGCCTAATGCAGGGTTTGATGCTGTTGATGGTGAAAGCAATACATTTCTGGGCGCAAACGCGGTTGGAGTAGGTGTGGGGCTTTCGAATGCAACGGCCATTGGTGCGAATGCTCGTGTGCTAAGCAGCAATGCACTCGTGCTGGGAAATAATGTCAATGTTGGTATTGGAACGTCAACGCCTAACAGCCGGCTTGAATTGACGGCCGGTGTTGACGGTAGCAGTGGCCTTCGCCTGACAAATATGACGGCTAACTCCCCGGCTTCTACGGCTACTGCGGGTAAATTTCTGACAGTCAACGAAAAAGGTGATGTGATGCTGGGTAGTCGTTTATCCGCTCTTGCTATGCAGATTCAGCCAGTATCTGAGAATCATTGGGCCGACTATGTCTTTGCGCCGAGCTATAAGCTTCAACCGTTGGCTGAAGTCGAACAATATATCCAGCAAAACAAACATTTGCCAGGTATTCCAAGCGCAGGCGAGATGGTGAAACAGGGCGTAGATCTAACAACGTTGCTGGCCACGCTGGTACAGAAAAATGAAGAACTCACACTGCACCTGATCGAGCAACAGAAACGAATTGAGCGGTTGGAGCAGCAGAATCGTCAATTAAGCAAAAAGAAGAAGTAA
- a CDS encoding electron transfer flavoprotein subunit alpha/FixB family protein: MSVLIFAELDEGKIKKSSQEALFYGAKVAEQTGTSATAIIIGQADDSELASAGRFGVTKVLHASNAQLNEPNGMAYATVVAAAVQQEGSKVIVLAKSSLADAMTARLAGKLKAGLAANVVELPDLSNGFRVKSSIYTGKAFAYNDLKADIKILAIKKNTITPEETDATASVDSFIPTLNDADFVISVKSSEKASGDVLLPEADLVVSAGRGLKGPENWGIVEDLAHALHAATACSKPVSDLDWRPHSEHVGQTGLKISPNLYIACGISGAIQHLAGVNSSKVIVVINKDPEAPFFKSADYGIVGDVFDVLPRLTKAVKAL; encoded by the coding sequence ATGTCTGTTCTCATATTTGCCGAATTAGACGAGGGCAAAATTAAGAAATCGTCTCAGGAAGCCCTATTCTACGGCGCCAAAGTTGCCGAACAAACAGGCACATCAGCTACGGCCATTATTATTGGCCAGGCCGATGACAGCGAACTGGCTTCGGCTGGCCGTTTTGGCGTTACTAAAGTGCTTCATGCATCGAATGCACAGCTAAACGAGCCGAATGGCATGGCCTATGCGACTGTTGTAGCAGCAGCCGTTCAGCAGGAAGGTTCTAAAGTGATTGTACTGGCCAAATCATCGCTGGCCGATGCTATGACTGCCCGGCTGGCCGGTAAACTGAAAGCGGGTCTGGCCGCCAATGTGGTTGAACTGCCCGATTTGTCGAACGGTTTCCGGGTGAAAAGTAGTATTTACACGGGCAAAGCATTTGCTTACAACGACCTCAAAGCGGATATAAAAATTCTGGCGATCAAGAAAAATACGATCACACCCGAAGAAACCGATGCAACGGCCTCAGTCGACTCCTTTATCCCTACACTGAACGACGCCGATTTTGTCATTTCAGTCAAAAGTTCGGAAAAAGCCTCCGGAGATGTGCTTTTACCAGAAGCGGACCTGGTCGTATCGGCAGGTCGTGGGCTGAAAGGTCCCGAAAATTGGGGTATTGTGGAGGATTTAGCGCATGCTCTCCATGCAGCTACGGCTTGTTCGAAGCCCGTATCTGATCTGGATTGGCGGCCTCACTCAGAACACGTTGGGCAAACAGGTTTGAAAATTAGCCCAAATCTGTATATTGCCTGTGGAATTTCGGGGGCCATACAACATTTAGCCGGAGTAAACTCCTCGAAGGTAATTGTTGTTATCAATAAGGACCCCGAAGCACCGTTTTTCAAATCGGCAGATTATGGAATCGTCGGCGATGTGTTCGATGTACTGCCGCGCCTGACAAAAGCGGTGAAAGCTTTATAG
- a CDS encoding response regulator, with translation MDAPLRILIVEDDLFMATDIEENLVRSGYEICGKAHSYEAAIKSMKQSQPDLVLVDIVLDGLPDGIATVKELMRIKWVPIIYLTGNSEEETFNRAKSTFPAAFLHKPFRVRELAAQIDLAMHNFYAGNISGAPGLPDHTFLPTGSGYIRVVKSEIQFVKADRGNSELFLTKSGFHRIYPAKPYQAINISLNLGKLVPYLSPGFYQLSRSLVINLDYLDRIESNQLYIGSHEITIPEGARKPLIDRLQVVRTR, from the coding sequence ATGGATGCCCCGCTACGTATTCTTATCGTTGAAGATGACCTGTTTATGGCCACAGATATTGAAGAAAATCTGGTCAGATCTGGCTACGAAATCTGTGGAAAGGCCCATAGTTACGAAGCTGCCATAAAAAGTATGAAGCAAAGCCAGCCCGACCTCGTTTTGGTTGATATTGTCCTGGATGGGCTGCCCGATGGCATTGCTACTGTAAAAGAGTTGATGCGCATTAAATGGGTGCCCATCATTTATTTGACCGGTAATTCGGAAGAAGAAACCTTTAATCGGGCCAAAAGCACTTTTCCGGCCGCTTTTTTACATAAGCCGTTTCGGGTGCGGGAGTTGGCGGCTCAGATTGATCTGGCCATGCACAATTTTTATGCAGGCAATATTTCAGGAGCTCCCGGATTGCCCGATCACACGTTCCTGCCAACGGGTAGTGGGTACATTCGGGTGGTTAAATCAGAAATACAGTTTGTGAAAGCCGACCGTGGTAACAGTGAGCTTTTTCTGACGAAATCAGGCTTTCATCGAATCTATCCGGCCAAACCGTATCAGGCAATTAACATTTCGCTGAATCTGGGAAAGCTCGTTCCTTATCTGTCGCCGGGTTTTTACCAATTATCGCGTTCATTGGTCATCAACCTCGATTATCTCGACCGTATCGAATCAAACCAATTATACATCGGTTCGCACGAAATTACGATTCCCGAAGGAGCCCGAAAACCACTGATTGACCGACTACAGGTTGTTCGAACACGCTAG